The sequence TAGGCGAATAGGATTGAGCCACTTGTCATTTTGtagtaattataaattaaaataatcaGCTAATCTGAGATTAACATGTGGATTTTAGTTAATGACGGATTAGGTGGTGGCGACACGTGTCAGTAGGTTACTAAACTAAATGTCTGAAATAATTGATTCAACTAATTTACTTCCGTAACTAAAATAAACGATGACACATGACGACTTTTTCAAAAGCAATCTGAAACATATAAGAGGTCAGCGAATACCACAGCGGATATGAGGGGTTTCATTTTGAATCGACATATACTGTAATTAATCTGCTGAAACCCTAATTCATGACCACATGTTTATTCGAAATATCACATTGAAATACAAATAGGAAATACAACCAAATTAGAGTAATTGCCCATTTTCCTGTATCGATTAACCGACACCGGATTCCATGCCGGCTGTCAGATTCGAATCAAATCTGAGATTTTATAGAAAATTCATATATCCAGATTCGAAATCATGTAACGGATTAATTAGTTGGTACTGCGAGGCCGTTTATGGCCGTCGTCGGCACTAATCACCGGAAAAGAAGATGTGGGTGTGTGAAGTTGGAGGAGATACGCTATGCAGTTGGAGGAGATCAGTTCCTTTTTTTGGCGTAATTATAAGGCTAGGCGAATAGGATTGAGCCACTTGTCATTTTGtagtaattataaattaaaataatcaGCTAATCTGAGATTAACATGTGGATTTTGGTTAATGACGGATTAGGTGGTGGCGACACGTGTCAGTAGGTTACTAAACTAAATGTCTGAAATAATTGATTCAACTAATTTACTTCCGTAACTAAAATAAACGATGACACATGACGACTTTTTCAAAAGCAATCTGAAACATATAAGAGGTCAGCGAATACCACAGCGGATATGAGGGGTTTCATTTTGAATCGACATATACTGTAATTAATCTGCTGAAACCCTAATTCATGACCACATGTTTATTCGAAATATCACATTGAAATACAAATAGGAAATACAACCAAATTAGAGTAATTGCCCATTTTCCTGTATCGATTAACCGACACCGGATTCCATGCCGGCTGTCAGATTCGAATCAAATCTGAGATTTTATAGAAAATTCATATATCCAGATTCGAAATCATGTAACGGATTAATTAGTTGGTACTGCGAGGCCGTTTATGGCCGTCGTCGGCACTAATCACCGGAAAAGAAGATGTGGGTGTGTGAAGTTGGAGGAGATACGCTATGCAGTTGGAGGAGATCAGTTCCTTTTTTTGGCGTAATTATAAGGCTAGGCGAATAGGATTGAGCCACTTGTCATTTTGtagtaattataaattaaaataatcaGCTAATCTGAGATTAACATGTGGATTTTGGTTAATGACGGATTAGGTGGTGGCGACACGTGTCAGTAGGTTACTAAACTAAATGTCTGAAATAATTGATTCAACTAATTTACTTCCGTAACTAAAATAAACGATGACACATGACGACTTTTTCAAAAGCAATCTGAAACATATAAGAGGTCAGCGAATACCACAGCGGATATGAGGGGTTTCATTTTGAATCGACATATACTGTAATTAATCTGCTGAAACCCTAATTCATGACCACATGTTTATTCGAAATATCACATTGAAATACAAATAGGAAATACAACCAAATTAGAGTAATTGCCCATTTTCCTGTATCGATTAACCGACACCGGATTCCATGCCGGCTGTCAGATTCGAATCAAATCTGAGATTTTATAGAAAATTCATATATCCAGATTCGAAATCATGTAACGGATTAATTAGTTGGTACTGCGAGGCCGTTTATGGCCGTCGTCGGCACTAATCACCGGAAAAGAAGATGTGGGTGTGTGAAGTTGGAGGAGATACGCTATGCAGTTGGAGGAGATCAGTTCCTTTTTTTGGCGTAATTATAAGGCTAGGCGAATAGGATTGAGCCACTTGTCATTTTGtagtaattataaattaaaataatcaGCTAATCTGAGATTAACATGTGGATTTTGGTTAATGACGGATTAGGTGGTGGCGACACGTGTCAGTAGGTTACACGGTTTGTAAAAGGTAAAGAAGAGACGTAATGTAACAAAATTGTGTAATATTATGCAAATTCATATTCCTCACCCTTTAACTTAATTGGCATACAACTTGCCACGTAGGCTCTCCCACAAACAGCATCATCCATGATCCATTCATCTCCTCTTCAAATTCTTCCAAATTATCCACCTTTTCTAAATCTTTAAACCGATAAAACCACCACAAACCATCATGTCGACTACCACCATAGTCGCTACTAGCATAAACCTTCAAAAACATCCCACTAATATATCAACATTCTTCACAAaactaccatcatcatcatcatcatcaacattaaACCTCTTTAAAACTACAAAACTAACCACCACCAAACTCCATGTTTCTTCACCAACAAACAACTCTCCACTGTCCACCACACAACAACCTAAATCCCAAGAAACAATTTATTTTGATGGTGGGGCCCACTATGGAGATTTAGTTGCAAATCTTGTACTTGGTTTCACTCTTGTTTGGCTTCCACTCACTTTAGCTGCAGTTCTTAGAGGCTTTTTCTTGAGATACCGGTTCACAAACTTGCGGGTCACTGTTATATCCGGGTTAACGGGTCAAGATAGAAGTGATTTTTCATATAAAGTTATTAAAGATGTTCAAGTTGTACCAAGATTTATTGGTGAATGGGGTGACGTCATCATTACTTTAACTGATGGTACTAAAGTTGATTTGAGAAGTGTTCCTAGGTTTAGAGAGATTGCTAAATATGTTTCATCAATGTCTTCATCTGCTAATGAGTCCGAGTTGAAATCTTCACTACAAGATAATGCTAGTAAAGGCTTTTGATCAACTAAAAAGTATGTACATTGGTGGTGTTTCATATATAAATTTGTTGATTTTAATCATGATTCTCAGTTGGTAtactagtatttcttttaagctaatTACTTGATATTAAGTTATATGTTCAATAACCGTTAGTTATATATGATAACTAGAGTTAAATGATGATTGATGATATGAAAAACCGATATATATCTAATGAaaacgagtcattcatggcatcTTTTCACGGACAATTCGGGTTATTTCCGGGTCCTTCAAAAAAGATATGGTTACCCCAATTGTCAGTATACCCTTTTCTAACATCATAACAATTCGGCTTCTCTGctaatactgtgacgacccgggaattttcgatcaaatttaaacttaatctttatatgatttcgatacgataagcaaagggtatattgttgagtctagaaaattttgaaacaatgttcatatattcaattgaccttctactgctcccgatgattcacgaaccatggcttgtaaatatgtgtatatatataaataacatgaacattaataaactattatatacatttattgttataaataaatatgtacaataaaataaattgtaataaaaactattattttatatgtatatttcttgtatatatatatatatatattaatatttaatttaattatttaatatataattatgtgcgtagtaaattttgttatttaaaactgtttatatatatacatagtgtatattaaatataattaattttgagcttaaatgtaaatgtctgtaactttcggttgacgtttaattatttttaaaataggtctaatatatatatatgaagttttaaaattaaagttgttccaaaatttgattaaaaagatagtagttttgatagatatttttttttaccttttcaatctaagttttcgtactccgtacatataaattggaactgaaaagaaataattatcgaatcttttttatcaggttttaaacagtaaatgactgaaataattaaatatatttaatctaaaaatttggaatttttcggaacacttttatattttaactgtttagcaatgggcacgaGTTAATACCCGAGCTAAGTGTCGGTAAGCTATAGACGATTGGATTTATGAGATTTTATATTTTACTGTTTCTAATTGCAATCACTTTCCTTGTCCCTTCATTTGAGTAATAATtgattattatactattattatattattatattaaatattaagaaATATGAatctgtgtatagatatgtatattgaTGCCATTGCAAAGGAATCACCACCCTTTTTTTTTCCTCTCTCTTTTCcctcttatttcttcttcttcttttcttaatCATGTATATAACCGATCAACCCAAACAAAACCCACTTAAGTTGCTTGAACCGAAGTCTAGTGAAATCAAGTGTGCAAGATGAGAAAACGAGCTGCTGCTATACTAATACGACTGTCGTGATAATCAAACCCATTTAAACCATCATAAAAGAATTGTGTTGCTcgttcattacttccatttttctGTCCAGTTTCAGCCGAGAACCATCACCCCACTTCCACCCTATtcgccaccataaaccaccatcaatCATCATTGAAGAACACCCAAACCACCACCTATAGTCGAAGACCTGCAAGTTTGCAGCTGTTGTTATTTTTCGGTTTCGTACCATCAAAGAACCACCACTCCACCACGAACCTCCACAAAAACACGATCACCAGAGTTCCATCTTCCACCTTCAAACACCATTAAAGCACCTGCAGGCACTGTTACAGTCGTAAACCACCACCATCTCGttatgtatattttttttctggTCTAATCGATACCCTAGTGAACCAACCAAAAACCTTCCTAGTGAAACCCATAAACTAATTATTTTGATTGTTACTACTGTTAATCATTTTCCTGTTTAATAGCCAACACCCACGAAATCTTTTGATTATTATTAACCTACAAATCATTCACTATTATTAACAACCAACGAGAACCACAACCACCATGACTGATAACTGCAGCTGCTTACTTCTTTTTCTGTCATGAAAGACCAACCACGATCACCTGCACtgtttcttttttttctgttttctattccTATTCGTAATGAAGATAATGGTGGAGATGTTAACGATGAAGATGATACTCGGATCGTGATGATACTTAATGATGTTACAGCGagttattgaagatgatgatgattcgtgAATGGTAAACTGTGAtgacgattatgatgatgatgagatgacgATGTATGAAAGGAATGATGATTCACGATTAGGTTTATGTTGACGGTTGGGATAAAAGATGATGATAATGGACTGTATTTGTTATCGGGCCGTTTAAATGTTTCAATTGTTGTTGGGCCAAAAGTTGTAAATTTCTGTTGGGCCGGACAGGAgatacggtatatatatatattttgaaactgATTTAAATCAGCAAAGTAACAATAGACAAATGGTTTAGGGGTGTTTCGTGTAagcgagaggtcctgagttcgagccCAGGCAGTGGCGTTTTGTTTTTAAGAGCTTGTCATCAAATGTTGTACTTTGTTATTTTACtaccattactattattgttattattattagttatcatttattattattaacatgattataattacaattattattattattattattataattattattattattattattattattattattattattattattattattattattatgactaatattattatcattaatagtaatatcatttttattgatattattattattatcacatcattattagtaatataagaattattataattaatattatcattattagggatttaatcattattattattcttattaggagtatcattattagaaaaattatcatttgtattaaaagtaacattaatatttaaaattatcatttttattattattattaatattattaaagttagtattattattaaaattatcattttccatttttattagaattatcattattttatcattatcattattattatcattattttattaatatcataataaacaaatggtatttataaaaaaaaaataataatttattttTACATAcatcctaactatattaatattacatattgatttaaataaaatgtta comes from Rutidosis leptorrhynchoides isolate AG116_Rl617_1_P2 chromosome 4, CSIRO_AGI_Rlap_v1, whole genome shotgun sequence and encodes:
- the LOC139844648 gene encoding uncharacterized protein — translated: MSTTTIVATSINLQKHPTNISTFFTKLPSSSSSSTLNLFKTTKLTTTKLHVSSPTNNSPLSTTQQPKSQETIYFDGGAHYGDLVANLVLGFTLVWLPLTLAAVLRGFFLRYRFTNLRVTVISGLTGQDRSDFSYKVIKDVQVVPRFIGEWGDVIITLTDGTKVDLRSVPRFREIAKYVSSMSSSANESELKSSLQDNASKGF